A window from Mytilus galloprovincialis chromosome 8, xbMytGall1.hap1.1, whole genome shotgun sequence encodes these proteins:
- the LOC143084857 gene encoding uncharacterized protein LOC143084857 isoform X3 codes for MEDEHESGNWSPTSEDLLETHYPLHRACRDGDLDAMSLLLSNGPNFYQEDGLYGWTPIHWAANFGKLACLRKLVIERSVGLDTITSKFSQTALHFAAQSGQSHCVQWLVQSGANLLIQDYMGETALHKAARTGNMECVSLLISQGTKVSIKNHNGQTPSQLAAACGYQECAAYIERASQTEHAQGVYGLPTINPSNGLTQNSQVVPNGNEMELDDDMETDLSVLPEGHRVNPLAGTKRSRDDCDEEECKKSRRDDVLWEENNHLQLKQNGFNHQGRSAMSCFDENINKHIPQPTVSLIAQRTPKCSMLYSHFI; via the exons ATGGAAGACGAACACGAATCTGGAAATTGGTCCCCTACATCAGAGGATCTGCTAGAAACTCACTATCCTTTGCACAGAGCTTGTCGCGACGGTGACCTCGACGCTATGTCTTTGTTGTTGTCAAATGGTCCAAACTTTTACCAGGAGGATGGTTTATATGGTTGGACCCCTATTCATTGGGCAGCAAATTTCGGAAAG CTGGCTTGTTTAAGAAAATTGGTGATAGAAAGAAGTGTTGGTTTGGATACAATAACCTCTAAGTTTTCCCAAACAGCTTTACACTTTGCTGCACAGTCCGGCCAGTCTCACTGTGTTCAGTGGCTTGTGCAATCTGGGGCTAACTTACTTATACAG GACTACATGGGAGAAACAGCCTTACATAAAGCTGCCAGAACAGGCAATATGGAATGTGTCAGTCTACTTATATCACAGGGAACTAAAGTGTC AATTAAAAATCACAATGGGCAGACACCAAGTCAGTTAGCTGCTGCTTGTGGGTACCAGGAGTGTGCAGCATACATAGAGAGAGCATCACAGACAGAGCATGCTCAGGGAGTGTATGGTCTCCCCACTATTAATCCGTCCAATGGTCTCACACAAAATAGTCAGGTTGTTCCCAATGGCAATGAAATGGAATTAGATGATGACATGGAAACTGACCTTTCGGTCTTACCTGAAGGTCACCGTGTCAATCCGCTGGCAGGAACAAAGAGGAGCCGTGATGATTGTGATGAGGAGGAGTGTAAAAAGTCTCGTCGTGATG ATGTCCTTTGGGAAGAAAATAATCACCTTCAATTAAAGCAAAATGGTTTTAACCACCAGGGAAGATCTGCAATGTCATGTTTTGATgagaatataaataaacatattccTCAACCTACTGTTTCCTTGATAGCCCAGAGAACACCAAAGTGTTCTATGTTATATTCACACTTTATATAA
- the LOC143084857 gene encoding uncharacterized protein LOC143084857 isoform X1 yields the protein MEDEHESGNWSPTSEDLLETHYPLHRACRDGDLDAMSLLLSNGPNFYQEDGLYGWTPIHWAANFGKLACLRKLVIERSVGLDTITSKFSQTALHFAAQSGQSHCVQWLVQSGANLLIQDYMGETALHKAARTGNMECVSLLISQGTKVSIKNHNGQTPSQLAAACGYQECAAYIERASQTEHAQGVYGLPTINPSNGLTQNSQVVPNGNEMELDDDMETDLSVLPEGHRVNPLAGTKRSRDDCDEEECKKSRRDEPEHWNNQNGLLQNTNGFSHHGNYQNGFIKNQMNGYNNHINGTIPNEINQHCNGKVNNGFLHFPNFFSQNGSLKNQNGLPHMDAANLPVNNNSICISTSTEEHYSSITHQQGYDTLLVQSLGNQYDGS from the exons ATGGAAGACGAACACGAATCTGGAAATTGGTCCCCTACATCAGAGGATCTGCTAGAAACTCACTATCCTTTGCACAGAGCTTGTCGCGACGGTGACCTCGACGCTATGTCTTTGTTGTTGTCAAATGGTCCAAACTTTTACCAGGAGGATGGTTTATATGGTTGGACCCCTATTCATTGGGCAGCAAATTTCGGAAAG CTGGCTTGTTTAAGAAAATTGGTGATAGAAAGAAGTGTTGGTTTGGATACAATAACCTCTAAGTTTTCCCAAACAGCTTTACACTTTGCTGCACAGTCCGGCCAGTCTCACTGTGTTCAGTGGCTTGTGCAATCTGGGGCTAACTTACTTATACAG GACTACATGGGAGAAACAGCCTTACATAAAGCTGCCAGAACAGGCAATATGGAATGTGTCAGTCTACTTATATCACAGGGAACTAAAGTGTC AATTAAAAATCACAATGGGCAGACACCAAGTCAGTTAGCTGCTGCTTGTGGGTACCAGGAGTGTGCAGCATACATAGAGAGAGCATCACAGACAGAGCATGCTCAGGGAGTGTATGGTCTCCCCACTATTAATCCGTCCAATGGTCTCACACAAAATAGTCAGGTTGTTCCCAATGGCAATGAAATGGAATTAGATGATGACATGGAAACTGACCTTTCGGTCTTACCTGAAGGTCACCGTGTCAATCCGCTGGCAGGAACAAAGAGGAGCCGTGATGATTGTGATGAGGAGGAGTGTAAAAAGTCTCGTCGTGATG AACCAGAACATTGGAATAACCAAAATGGTTTACTTCAAAACACTAATGGCTTTAGTCACCATGGCAACTATCAAAATGGCttcataaaaaatcaaatgaatggatataATAACCACATCAATGGAACGATTCCTAATGAAATCAATCAGCACTGCAATGGAAAAGTAAATAATGGTTTCTTACACTTTCCAAACTTTTTCAGTCAAAATGGCAGCCTTAAAAATCAAAATGGCCTTCCACACATGGATGCAGCAAATTTACCTGTAAACAACAATAGTATTTGTATATCAACAAGTACAGAGGAACACTACAGTAGCATAACTCATCAACAGGGTTATGACACCCTCTTGGTGCAGTCACTAGGGAACCAGTACGATGGCTCTTAA
- the LOC143084857 gene encoding uncharacterized protein LOC143084857 isoform X2 yields MEDEHESGNWSPTSEDLLETHYPLHRACRDGDLDAMSLLLSNGPNFYQEDGLYGWTPIHWAANFGKFTCLMHLIEQGCNCDYSTERLNQTPLHMAAHSGKAHCLKWLLHSGAAINRQDYMGETALHKAARTGNMECVSLLISQGTKVSIKNHNGQTPSQLAAACGYQECAAYIERASQTEHAQGVYGLPTINPSNGLTQNSQVVPNGNEMELDDDMETDLSVLPEGHRVNPLAGTKRSRDDCDEEECKKSRRDEPEHWNNQNGLLQNTNGFSHHGNYQNGFIKNQMNGYNNHINGTIPNEINQHCNGKVNNGFLHFPNFFSQNGSLKNQNGLPHMDAANLPVNNNSICISTSTEEHYSSITHQQGYDTLLVQSLGNQYDGS; encoded by the exons ATGGAAGACGAACACGAATCTGGAAATTGGTCCCCTACATCAGAGGATCTGCTAGAAACTCACTATCCTTTGCACAGAGCTTGTCGCGACGGTGACCTCGACGCTATGTCTTTGTTGTTGTCAAATGGTCCAAACTTTTACCAGGAGGATGGTTTATATGGTTGGACCCCTATTCATTGGGCAGCAAATTTCGGAAAG tttacaTGCCTTATGCATTTGATAGAACAGGGTTGTAATTGTGATTACTCAACAGAGAGGTTAAACCAGACCCCATTACATATGGCAGCTCACAGTGGGAAGGCACACTGTTTAAAATGGCTACTTCATTCTGGGGCTGCTATAAACAGACAG GACTACATGGGAGAAACAGCCTTACATAAAGCTGCCAGAACAGGCAATATGGAATGTGTCAGTCTACTTATATCACAGGGAACTAAAGTGTC AATTAAAAATCACAATGGGCAGACACCAAGTCAGTTAGCTGCTGCTTGTGGGTACCAGGAGTGTGCAGCATACATAGAGAGAGCATCACAGACAGAGCATGCTCAGGGAGTGTATGGTCTCCCCACTATTAATCCGTCCAATGGTCTCACACAAAATAGTCAGGTTGTTCCCAATGGCAATGAAATGGAATTAGATGATGACATGGAAACTGACCTTTCGGTCTTACCTGAAGGTCACCGTGTCAATCCGCTGGCAGGAACAAAGAGGAGCCGTGATGATTGTGATGAGGAGGAGTGTAAAAAGTCTCGTCGTGATG AACCAGAACATTGGAATAACCAAAATGGTTTACTTCAAAACACTAATGGCTTTAGTCACCATGGCAACTATCAAAATGGCttcataaaaaatcaaatgaatggatataATAACCACATCAATGGAACGATTCCTAATGAAATCAATCAGCACTGCAATGGAAAAGTAAATAATGGTTTCTTACACTTTCCAAACTTTTTCAGTCAAAATGGCAGCCTTAAAAATCAAAATGGCCTTCCACACATGGATGCAGCAAATTTACCTGTAAACAACAATAGTATTTGTATATCAACAAGTACAGAGGAACACTACAGTAGCATAACTCATCAACAGGGTTATGACACCCTCTTGGTGCAGTCACTAGGGAACCAGTACGATGGCTCTTAA
- the LOC143084857 gene encoding uncharacterized protein LOC143084857 isoform X4 encodes MEDEHESGNWSPTSEDLLETHYPLHRACRDGDLDAMSLLLSNGPNFYQEDGLYGWTPIHWAANFGKLACLRKLVIERSVGLDTITSKFSQTALHFAAQSGQSHCVQWLVQSGANLLIQDYMGETALHKAARTGNMECVSLLISQGTKVSIKNHNGQTPSQLAAACGYQECAAYIERASQTEHAQGVYGLPTINPSNGLTQNSQVVPNGNEMELDDDMETDLSVLPEGHRVNPLAGTKRSRDDCDEEECKKSRRDALKTLAVENINIISSYQAILTISTSPLNPPQEEGAPPSRPLDEGSLADGNCSLFM; translated from the exons ATGGAAGACGAACACGAATCTGGAAATTGGTCCCCTACATCAGAGGATCTGCTAGAAACTCACTATCCTTTGCACAGAGCTTGTCGCGACGGTGACCTCGACGCTATGTCTTTGTTGTTGTCAAATGGTCCAAACTTTTACCAGGAGGATGGTTTATATGGTTGGACCCCTATTCATTGGGCAGCAAATTTCGGAAAG CTGGCTTGTTTAAGAAAATTGGTGATAGAAAGAAGTGTTGGTTTGGATACAATAACCTCTAAGTTTTCCCAAACAGCTTTACACTTTGCTGCACAGTCCGGCCAGTCTCACTGTGTTCAGTGGCTTGTGCAATCTGGGGCTAACTTACTTATACAG GACTACATGGGAGAAACAGCCTTACATAAAGCTGCCAGAACAGGCAATATGGAATGTGTCAGTCTACTTATATCACAGGGAACTAAAGTGTC AATTAAAAATCACAATGGGCAGACACCAAGTCAGTTAGCTGCTGCTTGTGGGTACCAGGAGTGTGCAGCATACATAGAGAGAGCATCACAGACAGAGCATGCTCAGGGAGTGTATGGTCTCCCCACTATTAATCCGTCCAATGGTCTCACACAAAATAGTCAGGTTGTTCCCAATGGCAATGAAATGGAATTAGATGATGACATGGAAACTGACCTTTCGGTCTTACCTGAAGGTCACCGTGTCAATCCGCTGGCAGGAACAAAGAGGAGCCGTGATGATTGTGATGAGGAGGAGTGTAAAAAGTCTCGTCGTGATG CCCTGAAGACTTTGGCTGTTGAGAACATTAATATTATATCATCTTATCAAGCAATTCTTACAATATCTACTTCACCATTAAATCCTCCACAAGAAGAAGGAGCACCTCCGTCACGTCCGCTAGATGAGGGCTCGTTAGCTGACGGAAATTGTTCCTTGTTTATGTAG